One Micropterus dolomieu isolate WLL.071019.BEF.003 ecotype Adirondacks linkage group LG23, ASM2129224v1, whole genome shotgun sequence DNA window includes the following coding sequences:
- the aff4 gene encoding AF4/FMR2 family member 4 isoform X5 yields MLGNYDEMKEPIGDTLPKLGGKPSNSSSSSEEKSGPPLFGGDQRGVGSGGSSQSSKWTPVGPAAGGSSSGSQKRSGLQGGHGSQRGNGGSSGSSSSQRHGGEVREKKSSKHSGGSEHSKSHTSSPAKGSLSSSSSNSHLRSSLSAEQHHSKERYRSKSPRDKEANWDSPSRVHTSFPSGQHSSQTFPPSLMSKIGSMQQKPTAYVRPMDGQETAETKSSQAESYSGQSHSSTMGEMKSNSKASLSKLKIPSQPVEGSGDANCVDEILKEMTQSWPPPLTAIHTPCKTEPSKFPFPTKDSHPFPSGHKRGSSSKSSSSHQPKACDDQPTMLEDDLKLSSSEDSDGEQDSAKNASRNTSASNNSEGAEQSRDDSSSHSGSESSSGSDSESESSTTDSEANEQPRPASPEPEQPMANKWQLDNWFKKAKQFSPASPVDNNVPTKCKKEGRDNGSGRSYGSQGGGSKDSTAPTPSRDLRAAQKGAEGGRGRQKSPAQSDGGTNPRRSVGKKQPKKSEKPPVVEEPKGGLRVESEPAPEIPPHRPKAATKGSRKPSIKKEPKSSPRPTVPAVTATADKRKAKAPTKTSQKSREFVDTDSSSSDSEGNDSIPSSSQTPKYTESIRTPVCVFSPMEDKELLSPLSDPEERYPARQPQQQVLLVKIDLSLLSRIPGRPYKEPVEIKVERDDSLDQDSKDFSKQTTEKSSSKAKRKHKNDEEGTKPESKRCKLEKSLSHHKNSSKESKRSLEKKEEPVPSPSMSGLQRTPKAEHPSRKRTVSQSSTSLSSGTGSGKEGSHSTKGNSTSKHRKGEEKGRSTRDGKEKSSKGCDNQLAVPPLSTDGSKSQRSKLVFEDRVHSADHYLQEAKKLKHNADALVLSMMSKKNKKQNINAFVTGSLKDEQKLDRFEKAVYYLDAVVSFIECGNALEKSAQEAKSPFPMYAETVELIKYTMKLKSYMAPDATSADKRLAVLCLRCQSLLYLRLFKLRKDSALKYSKTLTEHLKNSLSNTQAPSPGMGNKAAGMPSPVSPKLSPGTAGGYSSVSSSSSTSSSVTIPQRIHQMAASYVQVTSNFLYATEVWDQAEQLSKEQKEFFLELDKVMGPLIFNTSSMTELVRYTRQGLHWLRLDAKLIP; encoded by the exons ATGCTGGGCAATTACGACGAGATGAAAGAGCCGATTGGTGACACACTTCCAAAGCTTGGCGGTAAACCTTCTAACAGCTCGTCTTCCTCCGAGGAGAAATCGGGCCCACCTTTGTTTGGCGGGGATCAGCGTGGTGTGGGTAGCGGTGGCAGCAGCCAGAGCAGTAAGTGGACTCCCGTGGGCCCTGCAGCAGGTGGATCTTCATCCGGGTCCCAGAAACGCTCTGGACTCCAGGGCGGGCACGGCAGCCAGAGGGGCAACGGAggcagcagtggcagcagcagtaGCCAAAGACACGGAGGGGAGGTGCGGGAAAAGAAGTCTAGTAAACACAGTGGAGGGTCAGAGCACTCAAAGTCACACACATCGAGTCCGGCCAAGGGCTCTCTGAGTTCCTCCAGCAGCAACAGCCACTTGCGAAGCTCCTTGTCTGCCGAGCAGCATCACAGCAAGGAGCGCTATCGCTCCAAGTCCCCGCGAGACAAAGAGGCCAACTGGGACTCACCCTCACGGGTTCACACCTCCTTCCCCAGTGGACAGCACTCGAGTCAGACTTTTCCCCCATCTCTCATGTCCAAGATCGGCTCCATGCAGCAGAAGCCCACAGCGTATGTGCGGCCTATGGACGGCCAGGAAACGGCAGAAACAAAGAGCTCACAAGCAGAAAGCTACAGTGGACAGTCGCACAGCAGCACCATGGGAGAGATGAAGTCCAACAGCAAGGCCTCACTTTCCAAACTTAAGATCCCCTCACAGCCTGTAGAG GGATCCGGCGACGCCAACTGTGTCGATGAGATTCTTAAG gaaATGACTCAGTCATGGCCCCCGCCGCTGACAGCCATCCACACCCCCTGCAAAACAGAACCCTCCAAGTTTCCATTCCCCACCAAG GACTCTCACCCTTTTCCAAGTGGACACA agcGAGGCAGTTCTTCCAAGAGCTCCAGCAGCCACCAGCCCAAAGCTTGCGATGACCAGCCCAC TATGCTGGAAGATGACCTGAAGCTAAGCAGCAGCGAGGACAGTGATGGTGAACAGGACTCAGCCAAGAATGCCTCAAGGAACACATCAGCAAG CAATAACAGTGAAGGAGCGGAGCAATCGAGGGATGACTCGAGCAGCCACAGCGGCTCAGAGAGCAGCTCGGGCTCCGACAGCGAGAGCGAAAGCAGCACGACAGACAGCGAAGCCAATGAGCAGCCGCGGCCGGCCTCTCCTGAG CCTGAACAACCCATGGCCAACAAGTGGCAGCTGGACAATTGGTTCAAGAAGGCCAAGCAGTTCTCCCCAGCCTCTCCAGTGGACAATAATGTTCCAACCAAGTGCAAGAAAGAGGGCAGAGATAACGGGTCAGGGCGCAGCTATGGTAGCCAGGGAGGGGGATCAAAAGACTCAACGGCACCCACCCCAAGCAGGGACCTACGGGCAGCGCAAAAGGGTGCAGAAGGTGGCCGTGGTCGCCAAAAATCCCCCGCCCAGAGTGATGGTGGCACAAATCCGCGAAGAAGTGTGGGTAAAAAACAGCCTAAAAAGTCTGAGAAACCCCCAGTGGTGGAGGAACCTAAGGGAGGTCTGAGAGTGGAGAGTGAGCCGGCTCCCGAGATACCTCCTCATCGGCCCAAAGCTGCTACTAAGGGTTCCCGCAAACCAAGCATTAAAAAAGAACCTAAATCCTCTCCAAGGCCCACCGTGCCGGCTGTCACGGCCACTGCAGATAAACGCAAGGCCAAGGCACCCACCAAGACTTCCCAGAAGTCTCGTGAGTTTGTTGATACAGACTCCTCATCGTCAGACTCTGAGGGGAATGACAGCATTCCGTCCTCGTCACAGACACCCAAGTACACAGAGAGCATCAGGAcccccgtgtgtgtgttttctccaaTGGAAGACAAAGAGCTGTTGTCTCCACTCAGCGACCCTGAGGAGCGCTACCCCGCAAGGCAGCCTCAGCAGCAGGTTTTACTAGTAAAGATAG ATCTCAGCCTGCTGTCTAGGATCCCAGGGCGGCCCTACAAGGAGCCTGTAGAGATAAAAGTGGAGAGGGACGACTCTCTAGACCAGGACAGCAAAGACTTCAGCAAGCAGACCACTGAGAAGAGCTCTAGTAAGGCCAAGAGGAAACACAAG AACGACGAAGAAGGCACAAAGCCAGAGAGCAAGCGATGCAAGCTGGAGAAGTCCCTGTCTCATCATAAAAACAGCAGTAAAGA GTCTAAGAGATCTTTGGAGAAGAAAGAAGAGCCAGTCCCCTCTCCTTCCATGTCAGGCCTTCAGCGGACGCCCAAGGCAGAGCACCCGAGTCGGAAGAGGACAGTCAGCCAGTCCTCTACCTCTTTGTCCAGTGGGACAGGAAGTGGAAAGGAGGGAAGCCACAGCACCAAGGGCAACTCTACCTCCAAACacagaaaaggagaggaaaagggaCGCAGCACACGAGATGGCAAG GAGAAATCCTCAAAGGGCTGTGATAACCAGCTGGCTGTGCCTCCGCTCTCCACGGACGGCTCTAAGTCTCAGAGATCCAAGCTGGTGTTTGAGGACAG GGTCCATTCAGCAGATCACTACTTACAAGAAGCCAAGAAACTTAAACACAATGCTGATGCACTG GTTTTGAGCATGatgtccaaaaaaaacaaaaaacaaaacataaatgctTTTGTTACCGGGTCGCTGAAAGATGAACAG AAGTTGGATCGTTTCGAGAAGGCCGTTTACTACCTGGACGCCGTGGTGTCTTTTATTGAATGTGGTAATGCCCTGGAGAAGAGCGCCCAAGAGGCCAAGTCTCCATTCCCCATGTATGCTGAAACGGTGGAGCTTATTAA aTACACTATGAAGTTAAAAAGCTATATGGCCCCAGATGCTACTTCAGCCGACAAGAGACTAGCTGTGCTCTG CCTACGATGCCAGTCTCTCCTCTACCTGCGGTTATTCAAGCTGAGGAAAGACAGTGCACTAAAATACTCCAAAACACTCACCGAACACTTAAAG AATTCTCTGAGTAACACCCAGGCTCCCTCTCCTGGAATGGGAAA CAAGGCAGCAGGTATGCCCTCTCCAGTGTCTCCCAAACTGTCACCTGGCACGGCCGGTGGCTACTCgtcagtcagcagcagcagcagcaccagctcGTCTGTGACCATACCTCAGCGTATCCACCAGATGGCTGCCAGCTACGTCCAGGTCACCTCCAACTTCCTGTACGCCACCGAGGTCTGGGACCAGGCTGAGCAACTGTCCAAGGAGCAGAAAG AGTTCTTCTTGGAGTTGGACAAGGTGATGGGTCCTCTGATCTTCAACACCAGCAGCATGACAGAACTGGTGCGTTACACACGCCAGGGCCTCCACTGGCTGCGCCTGGACGCAAAGCTTATTCCCTAG
- the aff4 gene encoding AF4/FMR2 family member 4 isoform X1: protein MNREDRNVLRMKERERRNQEIQQGGGGEAFPANSPLFPEPYKVSSKEDKLSSRIQSMLGNYDEMKEPIGDTLPKLGGKPSNSSSSSEEKSGPPLFGGDQRGVGSGGSSQSSKWTPVGPAAGGSSSGSQKRSGLQGGHGSQRGNGGSSGSSSSQRHGGEVREKKSSKHSGGSEHSKSHTSSPAKGSLSSSSSNSHLRSSLSAEQHHSKERYRSKSPRDKEANWDSPSRVHTSFPSGQHSSQTFPPSLMSKIGSMQQKPTAYVRPMDGQETAETKSSQAESYSGQSHSSTMGEMKSNSKASLSKLKIPSQPVEGSGDANCVDEILKEMTQSWPPPLTAIHTPCKTEPSKFPFPTKDSHPFPSGHKRGSSSKSSSSHQPKACDDQPTMLEDDLKLSSSEDSDGEQDSAKNASRNTSASNNSEGAEQSRDDSSSHSGSESSSGSDSESESSTTDSEANEQPRPASPEPEQPMANKWQLDNWFKKAKQFSPASPVDNNVPTKCKKEGRDNGSGRSYGSQGGGSKDSTAPTPSRDLRAAQKGAEGGRGRQKSPAQSDGGTNPRRSVGKKQPKKSEKPPVVEEPKGGLRVESEPAPEIPPHRPKAATKGSRKPSIKKEPKSSPRPTVPAVTATADKRKAKAPTKTSQKSREFVDTDSSSSDSEGNDSIPSSSQTPKYTESIRTPVCVFSPMEDKELLSPLSDPEERYPARQPQQQVLLVKIDLSLLSRIPGRPYKEPVEIKVERDDSLDQDSKDFSKQTTEKSSSKAKRKHKNDEEGTKPESKRCKLEKSLSHHKNSSKESKRSLEKKEEPVPSPSMSGLQRTPKAEHPSRKRTVSQSSTSLSSGTGSGKEGSHSTKGNSTSKHRKGEEKGRSTRDGKEKSSKGCDNQLAVPPLSTDGSKSQRSKLVFEDRVHSADHYLQEAKKLKHNADALVLSMMSKKNKKQNINAFVTGSLKDEQKLDRFEKAVYYLDAVVSFIECGNALEKSAQEAKSPFPMYAETVELIKYTMKLKSYMAPDATSADKRLAVLCLRCQSLLYLRLFKLRKDSALKYSKTLTEHLKNSLSNTQAPSPGMGNKAAGMPSPVSPKLSPGTAGGYSSVSSSSSTSSSVTIPQRIHQMAASYVQVTSNFLYATEVWDQAEQLSKEQKEFFLELDKVMGPLIFNTSSMTELVRYTRQGLHWLRLDAKLIP, encoded by the exons TCCAGCAAGGAAGATAAACTGTCCAGCCGTATTCAGAGCATGCTGGGCAATTACGACGAGATGAAAGAGCCGATTGGTGACACACTTCCAAAGCTTGGCGGTAAACCTTCTAACAGCTCGTCTTCCTCCGAGGAGAAATCGGGCCCACCTTTGTTTGGCGGGGATCAGCGTGGTGTGGGTAGCGGTGGCAGCAGCCAGAGCAGTAAGTGGACTCCCGTGGGCCCTGCAGCAGGTGGATCTTCATCCGGGTCCCAGAAACGCTCTGGACTCCAGGGCGGGCACGGCAGCCAGAGGGGCAACGGAggcagcagtggcagcagcagtaGCCAAAGACACGGAGGGGAGGTGCGGGAAAAGAAGTCTAGTAAACACAGTGGAGGGTCAGAGCACTCAAAGTCACACACATCGAGTCCGGCCAAGGGCTCTCTGAGTTCCTCCAGCAGCAACAGCCACTTGCGAAGCTCCTTGTCTGCCGAGCAGCATCACAGCAAGGAGCGCTATCGCTCCAAGTCCCCGCGAGACAAAGAGGCCAACTGGGACTCACCCTCACGGGTTCACACCTCCTTCCCCAGTGGACAGCACTCGAGTCAGACTTTTCCCCCATCTCTCATGTCCAAGATCGGCTCCATGCAGCAGAAGCCCACAGCGTATGTGCGGCCTATGGACGGCCAGGAAACGGCAGAAACAAAGAGCTCACAAGCAGAAAGCTACAGTGGACAGTCGCACAGCAGCACCATGGGAGAGATGAAGTCCAACAGCAAGGCCTCACTTTCCAAACTTAAGATCCCCTCACAGCCTGTAGAG GGATCCGGCGACGCCAACTGTGTCGATGAGATTCTTAAG gaaATGACTCAGTCATGGCCCCCGCCGCTGACAGCCATCCACACCCCCTGCAAAACAGAACCCTCCAAGTTTCCATTCCCCACCAAG GACTCTCACCCTTTTCCAAGTGGACACA agcGAGGCAGTTCTTCCAAGAGCTCCAGCAGCCACCAGCCCAAAGCTTGCGATGACCAGCCCAC TATGCTGGAAGATGACCTGAAGCTAAGCAGCAGCGAGGACAGTGATGGTGAACAGGACTCAGCCAAGAATGCCTCAAGGAACACATCAGCAAG CAATAACAGTGAAGGAGCGGAGCAATCGAGGGATGACTCGAGCAGCCACAGCGGCTCAGAGAGCAGCTCGGGCTCCGACAGCGAGAGCGAAAGCAGCACGACAGACAGCGAAGCCAATGAGCAGCCGCGGCCGGCCTCTCCTGAG CCTGAACAACCCATGGCCAACAAGTGGCAGCTGGACAATTGGTTCAAGAAGGCCAAGCAGTTCTCCCCAGCCTCTCCAGTGGACAATAATGTTCCAACCAAGTGCAAGAAAGAGGGCAGAGATAACGGGTCAGGGCGCAGCTATGGTAGCCAGGGAGGGGGATCAAAAGACTCAACGGCACCCACCCCAAGCAGGGACCTACGGGCAGCGCAAAAGGGTGCAGAAGGTGGCCGTGGTCGCCAAAAATCCCCCGCCCAGAGTGATGGTGGCACAAATCCGCGAAGAAGTGTGGGTAAAAAACAGCCTAAAAAGTCTGAGAAACCCCCAGTGGTGGAGGAACCTAAGGGAGGTCTGAGAGTGGAGAGTGAGCCGGCTCCCGAGATACCTCCTCATCGGCCCAAAGCTGCTACTAAGGGTTCCCGCAAACCAAGCATTAAAAAAGAACCTAAATCCTCTCCAAGGCCCACCGTGCCGGCTGTCACGGCCACTGCAGATAAACGCAAGGCCAAGGCACCCACCAAGACTTCCCAGAAGTCTCGTGAGTTTGTTGATACAGACTCCTCATCGTCAGACTCTGAGGGGAATGACAGCATTCCGTCCTCGTCACAGACACCCAAGTACACAGAGAGCATCAGGAcccccgtgtgtgtgttttctccaaTGGAAGACAAAGAGCTGTTGTCTCCACTCAGCGACCCTGAGGAGCGCTACCCCGCAAGGCAGCCTCAGCAGCAGGTTTTACTAGTAAAGATAG ATCTCAGCCTGCTGTCTAGGATCCCAGGGCGGCCCTACAAGGAGCCTGTAGAGATAAAAGTGGAGAGGGACGACTCTCTAGACCAGGACAGCAAAGACTTCAGCAAGCAGACCACTGAGAAGAGCTCTAGTAAGGCCAAGAGGAAACACAAG AACGACGAAGAAGGCACAAAGCCAGAGAGCAAGCGATGCAAGCTGGAGAAGTCCCTGTCTCATCATAAAAACAGCAGTAAAGA GTCTAAGAGATCTTTGGAGAAGAAAGAAGAGCCAGTCCCCTCTCCTTCCATGTCAGGCCTTCAGCGGACGCCCAAGGCAGAGCACCCGAGTCGGAAGAGGACAGTCAGCCAGTCCTCTACCTCTTTGTCCAGTGGGACAGGAAGTGGAAAGGAGGGAAGCCACAGCACCAAGGGCAACTCTACCTCCAAACacagaaaaggagaggaaaagggaCGCAGCACACGAGATGGCAAG GAGAAATCCTCAAAGGGCTGTGATAACCAGCTGGCTGTGCCTCCGCTCTCCACGGACGGCTCTAAGTCTCAGAGATCCAAGCTGGTGTTTGAGGACAG GGTCCATTCAGCAGATCACTACTTACAAGAAGCCAAGAAACTTAAACACAATGCTGATGCACTG GTTTTGAGCATGatgtccaaaaaaaacaaaaaacaaaacataaatgctTTTGTTACCGGGTCGCTGAAAGATGAACAG AAGTTGGATCGTTTCGAGAAGGCCGTTTACTACCTGGACGCCGTGGTGTCTTTTATTGAATGTGGTAATGCCCTGGAGAAGAGCGCCCAAGAGGCCAAGTCTCCATTCCCCATGTATGCTGAAACGGTGGAGCTTATTAA aTACACTATGAAGTTAAAAAGCTATATGGCCCCAGATGCTACTTCAGCCGACAAGAGACTAGCTGTGCTCTG CCTACGATGCCAGTCTCTCCTCTACCTGCGGTTATTCAAGCTGAGGAAAGACAGTGCACTAAAATACTCCAAAACACTCACCGAACACTTAAAG AATTCTCTGAGTAACACCCAGGCTCCCTCTCCTGGAATGGGAAA CAAGGCAGCAGGTATGCCCTCTCCAGTGTCTCCCAAACTGTCACCTGGCACGGCCGGTGGCTACTCgtcagtcagcagcagcagcagcaccagctcGTCTGTGACCATACCTCAGCGTATCCACCAGATGGCTGCCAGCTACGTCCAGGTCACCTCCAACTTCCTGTACGCCACCGAGGTCTGGGACCAGGCTGAGCAACTGTCCAAGGAGCAGAAAG AGTTCTTCTTGGAGTTGGACAAGGTGATGGGTCCTCTGATCTTCAACACCAGCAGCATGACAGAACTGGTGCGTTACACACGCCAGGGCCTCCACTGGCTGCGCCTGGACGCAAAGCTTATTCCCTAG
- the aff4 gene encoding AF4/FMR2 family member 4 isoform X4 — translation MNREDRNVLRMKERERRNQEIQQGGGGEAFPANSPLFPEPYKVSSKEDKLSSRIQSMLGNYDEMKEPIGDTLPKLGGKPSNSSSSSEEKSGPPLFGGDQRGVGSGGSSQSSKWTPVGPAAGGSSSGSQKRSGLQGGHGSQRGNGGSSGSSSSQRHGGEVREKKSSKHSGGSEHSKSHTSSPAKGSLSSSSSNSHLRSSLSAEQHHSKERYRSKSPRDKEANWDSPSRVHTSFPSGQHSSQTFPPSLMSKIGSMQQKPTAYVRPMDGQETAETKSSQAESYSGQSHSSTMGEMKSNSKASLSKLKIPSQPVEGSGDANCVDEILKEMTQSWPPPLTAIHTPCKTEPSKFPFPTKDSHPFPSGHKRGSSSKSSSSHQPKACDDQPTMLEDDLKLSSSEDSDGEQDSAKNASRNTSASNNSEGAEQSRDDSSSHSGSESSSGSDSESESSTTDSEANEQPRPASPEPEQPMANKWQLDNWFKKAKQFSPASPVDNNVPTKCKKEGRDNGSGRSYGSQGGGSKDSTAPTPSRDLRAAQKGAEGGRGRQKSPAQSDGGTNPRRSVGKKQPKKSEKPPVVEEPKGGLRVESEPAPEIPPHRPKAATKGSRKPSIKKEPKSSPRPTVPAVTATADKRKAKAPTKTSQKSREFVDTDSSSSDSEGNDSIPSSSQTPKYTESIRTPVCVFSPMEDKELLSPLSDPEERYPARQPQQQVLLVKIDLSLLSRIPGRPYKEPVEIKVERDDSLDQDSKDFSKQTTEKSSSKAKRKHKNDEEGTKPESKRCKLEKSLSHHKNSSKESKRSLEKKEEPVPSPSMSGLQRTPKAEHPSRKRTVSQSSTSLSSGTGSGKEGSHSTKGNSTSKHRKGEEKGRSTRDGKEKSSKGCDNQLAVPPLSTDGSKSQRSKLVFEDRVHSADHYLQEAKKLKHNADALLDRFEKAVYYLDAVVSFIECGNALEKSAQEAKSPFPMYAETVELIKYTMKLKSYMAPDATSADKRLAVLCLRCQSLLYLRLFKLRKDSALKYSKTLTEHLKNSLSNTQAPSPGMGNKAAGMPSPVSPKLSPGTAGGYSSVSSSSSTSSSVTIPQRIHQMAASYVQVTSNFLYATEVWDQAEQLSKEQKEFFLELDKVMGPLIFNTSSMTELVRYTRQGLHWLRLDAKLIP, via the exons TCCAGCAAGGAAGATAAACTGTCCAGCCGTATTCAGAGCATGCTGGGCAATTACGACGAGATGAAAGAGCCGATTGGTGACACACTTCCAAAGCTTGGCGGTAAACCTTCTAACAGCTCGTCTTCCTCCGAGGAGAAATCGGGCCCACCTTTGTTTGGCGGGGATCAGCGTGGTGTGGGTAGCGGTGGCAGCAGCCAGAGCAGTAAGTGGACTCCCGTGGGCCCTGCAGCAGGTGGATCTTCATCCGGGTCCCAGAAACGCTCTGGACTCCAGGGCGGGCACGGCAGCCAGAGGGGCAACGGAggcagcagtggcagcagcagtaGCCAAAGACACGGAGGGGAGGTGCGGGAAAAGAAGTCTAGTAAACACAGTGGAGGGTCAGAGCACTCAAAGTCACACACATCGAGTCCGGCCAAGGGCTCTCTGAGTTCCTCCAGCAGCAACAGCCACTTGCGAAGCTCCTTGTCTGCCGAGCAGCATCACAGCAAGGAGCGCTATCGCTCCAAGTCCCCGCGAGACAAAGAGGCCAACTGGGACTCACCCTCACGGGTTCACACCTCCTTCCCCAGTGGACAGCACTCGAGTCAGACTTTTCCCCCATCTCTCATGTCCAAGATCGGCTCCATGCAGCAGAAGCCCACAGCGTATGTGCGGCCTATGGACGGCCAGGAAACGGCAGAAACAAAGAGCTCACAAGCAGAAAGCTACAGTGGACAGTCGCACAGCAGCACCATGGGAGAGATGAAGTCCAACAGCAAGGCCTCACTTTCCAAACTTAAGATCCCCTCACAGCCTGTAGAG GGATCCGGCGACGCCAACTGTGTCGATGAGATTCTTAAG gaaATGACTCAGTCATGGCCCCCGCCGCTGACAGCCATCCACACCCCCTGCAAAACAGAACCCTCCAAGTTTCCATTCCCCACCAAG GACTCTCACCCTTTTCCAAGTGGACACA agcGAGGCAGTTCTTCCAAGAGCTCCAGCAGCCACCAGCCCAAAGCTTGCGATGACCAGCCCAC TATGCTGGAAGATGACCTGAAGCTAAGCAGCAGCGAGGACAGTGATGGTGAACAGGACTCAGCCAAGAATGCCTCAAGGAACACATCAGCAAG CAATAACAGTGAAGGAGCGGAGCAATCGAGGGATGACTCGAGCAGCCACAGCGGCTCAGAGAGCAGCTCGGGCTCCGACAGCGAGAGCGAAAGCAGCACGACAGACAGCGAAGCCAATGAGCAGCCGCGGCCGGCCTCTCCTGAG CCTGAACAACCCATGGCCAACAAGTGGCAGCTGGACAATTGGTTCAAGAAGGCCAAGCAGTTCTCCCCAGCCTCTCCAGTGGACAATAATGTTCCAACCAAGTGCAAGAAAGAGGGCAGAGATAACGGGTCAGGGCGCAGCTATGGTAGCCAGGGAGGGGGATCAAAAGACTCAACGGCACCCACCCCAAGCAGGGACCTACGGGCAGCGCAAAAGGGTGCAGAAGGTGGCCGTGGTCGCCAAAAATCCCCCGCCCAGAGTGATGGTGGCACAAATCCGCGAAGAAGTGTGGGTAAAAAACAGCCTAAAAAGTCTGAGAAACCCCCAGTGGTGGAGGAACCTAAGGGAGGTCTGAGAGTGGAGAGTGAGCCGGCTCCCGAGATACCTCCTCATCGGCCCAAAGCTGCTACTAAGGGTTCCCGCAAACCAAGCATTAAAAAAGAACCTAAATCCTCTCCAAGGCCCACCGTGCCGGCTGTCACGGCCACTGCAGATAAACGCAAGGCCAAGGCACCCACCAAGACTTCCCAGAAGTCTCGTGAGTTTGTTGATACAGACTCCTCATCGTCAGACTCTGAGGGGAATGACAGCATTCCGTCCTCGTCACAGACACCCAAGTACACAGAGAGCATCAGGAcccccgtgtgtgtgttttctccaaTGGAAGACAAAGAGCTGTTGTCTCCACTCAGCGACCCTGAGGAGCGCTACCCCGCAAGGCAGCCTCAGCAGCAGGTTTTACTAGTAAAGATAG ATCTCAGCCTGCTGTCTAGGATCCCAGGGCGGCCCTACAAGGAGCCTGTAGAGATAAAAGTGGAGAGGGACGACTCTCTAGACCAGGACAGCAAAGACTTCAGCAAGCAGACCACTGAGAAGAGCTCTAGTAAGGCCAAGAGGAAACACAAG AACGACGAAGAAGGCACAAAGCCAGAGAGCAAGCGATGCAAGCTGGAGAAGTCCCTGTCTCATCATAAAAACAGCAGTAAAGA GTCTAAGAGATCTTTGGAGAAGAAAGAAGAGCCAGTCCCCTCTCCTTCCATGTCAGGCCTTCAGCGGACGCCCAAGGCAGAGCACCCGAGTCGGAAGAGGACAGTCAGCCAGTCCTCTACCTCTTTGTCCAGTGGGACAGGAAGTGGAAAGGAGGGAAGCCACAGCACCAAGGGCAACTCTACCTCCAAACacagaaaaggagaggaaaagggaCGCAGCACACGAGATGGCAAG GAGAAATCCTCAAAGGGCTGTGATAACCAGCTGGCTGTGCCTCCGCTCTCCACGGACGGCTCTAAGTCTCAGAGATCCAAGCTGGTGTTTGAGGACAG GGTCCATTCAGCAGATCACTACTTACAAGAAGCCAAGAAACTTAAACACAATGCTGATGCACTG TTGGATCGTTTCGAGAAGGCCGTTTACTACCTGGACGCCGTGGTGTCTTTTATTGAATGTGGTAATGCCCTGGAGAAGAGCGCCCAAGAGGCCAAGTCTCCATTCCCCATGTATGCTGAAACGGTGGAGCTTATTAA aTACACTATGAAGTTAAAAAGCTATATGGCCCCAGATGCTACTTCAGCCGACAAGAGACTAGCTGTGCTCTG CCTACGATGCCAGTCTCTCCTCTACCTGCGGTTATTCAAGCTGAGGAAAGACAGTGCACTAAAATACTCCAAAACACTCACCGAACACTTAAAG AATTCTCTGAGTAACACCCAGGCTCCCTCTCCTGGAATGGGAAA CAAGGCAGCAGGTATGCCCTCTCCAGTGTCTCCCAAACTGTCACCTGGCACGGCCGGTGGCTACTCgtcagtcagcagcagcagcagcaccagctcGTCTGTGACCATACCTCAGCGTATCCACCAGATGGCTGCCAGCTACGTCCAGGTCACCTCCAACTTCCTGTACGCCACCGAGGTCTGGGACCAGGCTGAGCAACTGTCCAAGGAGCAGAAAG AGTTCTTCTTGGAGTTGGACAAGGTGATGGGTCCTCTGATCTTCAACACCAGCAGCATGACAGAACTGGTGCGTTACACACGCCAGGGCCTCCACTGGCTGCGCCTGGACGCAAAGCTTATTCCCTAG